Proteins from one Malaya genurostris strain Urasoe2022 chromosome 2, Malgen_1.1, whole genome shotgun sequence genomic window:
- the LOC131431329 gene encoding putative neutral sphingomyelinase, whose amino-acid sequence MALELSILTLNIWGIPYISKDRSVRVVAIGDVLASGNYDIVSLQEVWSDSDYQYLKNRVEGVLPFAHYFYSGVVGSGLAVFSKYPIISAFFHAWSVNGYVHRIQHGDWFGGKGVGLAKISVNGELVHVYAAHLHAEYDRNFDDYMSHRVIQAYDTAQFIESTRGSAVVQILAGDLNTEPGDLAYRIIRTNTKLTDSYDRTMYTNGELGTNEIAQNTYTDPELAKKSPQGKRIDYIMYRFANHYEGHQLEHRLPLPNRIPGRDISYSDHEAVYAKIILKKATTQTGGESGEPTQSQNNDQETVLALKESIVICNESLKKLESDKRNYILMAVGVAIVLLSMLELDAPYGLKMAFLLLNFLLCGVILFFVFMATIWNIMEKHSTLAGKLSMEIALNVFKGVDGVGELG is encoded by the exons ATGGCTCTCGAATTGAGCATATTGACGCTAAATATATG GGGCATTCCATATATATCTAAGGACCGCAGTGTTCGGGTTGTTGCGATTGGAGATGTATTGGCCAGTGGAAATTACGACATCGTTTCCCTGCAGGAAGTTTGGTCTGATAGTGACTATCAGTATTTGAAAAACCGTGTTGAAGGAGTGCTTCCATTTGCACATTACTTCTACAG TGGCGTAGTCGGTTCCGGCCTGGCTGTGTTTTCCAAGTACCCCATCATTTCTGCATTCTTTCATGCGTGGTCGGTCAACGGGTATGTGCATCGTATTCAGCATGGTGACTGGTTTGGTGGAAAAGGCGTAGGATTAGCCAAGATCTCCGTGAATGGGGAACTAGTACACGTGTATGCTGCTCAT CTTCACGCCGAATATGACCGAAACTTCGACGATTACATGTCACATCGAGTCATACAGGCTTACGATACTGCTCAATTCATTGAAAGTACACGAGGTAGCGCTGTTGTTCAGATTCTTGCCGGTGATTTGAACACTGAGCCGGGCGATTTGGCGTACCGGATTATTCGTACCAACACAAAGCTTACTGATTCCTACGATCGTACCATGTACACCAATGGCGAGCTGGGTACGAACGAGATCGCGCAGAATACTTACACCGATCCGGAGCTTGCCAAGAAGAGTCCTCAAGGTAAAAGAATCGATTATATCATGTATCGATTTGCAAATCATTACGAGGGTCATCAGTTGGAGCATCGTCTTCCACTACCGAACAGAATTCCAGGTAGAGACATAAGTTATTCGGACCACGAGGCAGTTTACGCCAAAATAATACTGAAAAAAGCAACGACTCAAACGGGTGGAGAAAGTGGAGAACCGACACAGAGCCAAAATAATGACCAGGAAACCGTCCTAGCTCTTAAGGAAAGTATTGTCATATGCAACGAAAGTTTGAAGAAACTGGAATCTGACAAGCGGAATTACATATTGATGGCAGTCGGAGTAGCTATCGTTTTGCTCAGCATGCTCGAATTAGATGCCCCTTACGGACTTAAAATGGCCTttttgctgttgaattttttaCTCTGTGGTGTGatactttttttcgtttttatggCCACCATTTGGAACATCATGGAAAAGCATAGTACCCTAGCCGGGAAGCTGTCGATGGAAATTGCACTCAATGTGTTCAAAGGTGTCGATGGCGTTGGTGAACTTGGTTGA